One Pleuronectes platessa chromosome 9, fPlePla1.1, whole genome shotgun sequence genomic region harbors:
- the plpp3 gene encoding phospholipid phosphatase 3 isoform X1, which produces MQKYMYEKAMAQETRNGGTSTLNNNNGVDNSKKKLLIALDIFCLLLASLPFLIIETSTIKPYHRGFYCSDESIRYPRKEGDTISDAVLCGVGILIAIFSIVIGECYRIHQLHEGTKSFVGNPYVAALYRQMGVFLFGCAVSQSFTDIAKVSVGRMRPHFINVCRPDFSTIDCSLGYITNYTCTGDESDVQEARKSFFSGHASFSMFTMLYLAFYLQSRFTWRGARLLRPLLQFTLLMMAFYTGLSRVSDHKHHPTDVLAGFVQGALVAYCIVFYVSDLFKHRVKPATPQPSPIKKELLPSSDIIERNNHHNMV; this is translated from the exons ATGCAAAAGTACATGTATGAGAAAGCGATGGCTCAAGAGACAAGGAACGGTGGAACCTCTACATTAAATAACAACAACGGCGTTGACAACAGCAAGAAGAAGCTGTTGATAGCACTCGACATCTTCTGCCTTCTTCTCG CTAGCCTGCCTTTCCTGATCATTGAGACTAGCACCATAAAGCCGTACCATCGCGGGTTTTACTGTTCGGACGAGTCCATCCGCTACCCCCGAAAAGAGGGAGACACCATTAGTGATGCTGTTCTTTGCGGTGTTGGCATTCTTATTGCCATCTTCTCT ATTGTGATTGGGGAATGCTACAGGATTCACCAGCTACATGAGGGAACCAAGTCTTTCGTCGGGAATCCCTACGTGGCCGCTCTTTATAGACAG ATGGGCGTGTTTCTCTTCGGTTGTGCGGTCAGTCAGTCATTCACAGACATCGCCAAGGTGTCGGTGGGTCGCATGAGACCCCACTTCATCAATGTGTGCAGGCCGGACTTCTCCACCATCGACTGTTCACTCGGATACATCACCAACTACACCTGCACTGGTGACGAGAGTGACGTTCAGGAGGCCAG GAAATCCTTCTTCTCAGGTCATGCCTCTTTCTCAATGTTCACCATGCTCTACCTGGCT tTCTACCTCCAGTCCAGGTTTACATGGCGCGGTGCTCGTCTCCTCCGCCCGTTGCTCCAGTTCACCCTGTTGATGATGGCGTTTTACACTGGCCTATCACGCGTCTCCGACCACAAGCATCACCCGACTGATGTCCTGGCAGGCTTTGTGCAGGGAGCCCTGGTGGCCTACTGCATA GTGTTCTACGTGTCAGACCTGTTCAAGCACAGGGTAAAGCCGGCCACGCCCCAACCCTCGCCAATCAAGAAGGAGCTGCTGCCTTCGTCCGACATCATCGAAAGGAACAATCACCACAACATGGTGTGA
- the plpp3 gene encoding phospholipid phosphatase 3 isoform X2: protein MQKYMYEKAMAQETRNGGTSTLNNNNGVDNSKKKLLIALDIFCLLLAMLPSLVLHRNSVRPYQRGLYCSDYSLNYPYKNSTVSSSVLTAVGLTLPAVSIVIGECYRIHQLHEGTKSFVGNPYVAALYRQMGVFLFGCAVSQSFTDIAKVSVGRMRPHFINVCRPDFSTIDCSLGYITNYTCTGDESDVQEARKSFFSGHASFSMFTMLYLAFYLQSRFTWRGARLLRPLLQFTLLMMAFYTGLSRVSDHKHHPTDVLAGFVQGALVAYCIVFYVSDLFKHRVKPATPQPSPIKKELLPSSDIIERNNHHNMV from the exons ATGCAAAAGTACATGTATGAGAAAGCGATGGCTCAAGAGACAAGGAACGGTGGAACCTCTACATTAAATAACAACAACGGCGTTGACAACAGCAAGAAGAAGCTGTTGATAGCACTCGACATCTTCTGCCTTCTTCTCG ctatgCTCCCGAGCCTGGTTCTGCACCGCAACTCGGTTCGACCCTACCAGAGGGGTCTGTACTGCAGTGACTACAGCCTGAATTACCCCTACAAGAACAgcactgtttcctcctcagtGCTAACCGCTGTTGGGTTGACACTGCCCGCGGTGTCc ATTGTGATTGGGGAATGCTACAGGATTCACCAGCTACATGAGGGAACCAAGTCTTTCGTCGGGAATCCCTACGTGGCCGCTCTTTATAGACAG ATGGGCGTGTTTCTCTTCGGTTGTGCGGTCAGTCAGTCATTCACAGACATCGCCAAGGTGTCGGTGGGTCGCATGAGACCCCACTTCATCAATGTGTGCAGGCCGGACTTCTCCACCATCGACTGTTCACTCGGATACATCACCAACTACACCTGCACTGGTGACGAGAGTGACGTTCAGGAGGCCAG GAAATCCTTCTTCTCAGGTCATGCCTCTTTCTCAATGTTCACCATGCTCTACCTGGCT tTCTACCTCCAGTCCAGGTTTACATGGCGCGGTGCTCGTCTCCTCCGCCCGTTGCTCCAGTTCACCCTGTTGATGATGGCGTTTTACACTGGCCTATCACGCGTCTCCGACCACAAGCATCACCCGACTGATGTCCTGGCAGGCTTTGTGCAGGGAGCCCTGGTGGCCTACTGCATA GTGTTCTACGTGTCAGACCTGTTCAAGCACAGGGTAAAGCCGGCCACGCCCCAACCCTCGCCAATCAAGAAGGAGCTGCTGCCTTCGTCCGACATCATCGAAAGGAACAATCACCACAACATGGTGTGA